A single genomic interval of Electrophorus electricus isolate fEleEle1 chromosome 4, fEleEle1.pri, whole genome shotgun sequence harbors:
- the arsa gene encoding arylsulfatase A, which yields MGLLNIIVLFTLLIPAYRAVSLPNFVLLFADDLGYGDLGCVGHPTSLTPNLDLLAANGLRFTDFYVTSPVCSPSRASLLTGRYQTRSGIYPGVLYPGSKGGLPLNETTIAEVLKPLGYATAMMGKWHLGFGANGTYLPTRQGFDHYLGIPYSHDMGPCHNLTCFPPDVKCFGHCDTGVVTVPLMYGETIKQQPVDFVELEDSYSSFASEFIRTAANNQQPFFLYYASHHTHYPQYAGWKSVGRSLRGPFGDSLLEFDSTVGNILQTLKETGVLNNTLIFFTGDNGPELMRMSRGGNAGLLKCGKGTTYEGGMREPAIAYWSGIIQPGVTHSLSSSLDILPTFARLAGAPLPKVQLDGVDMTDILLNHVPGKREAMFFYPTDPSEKYGVFAVRMEKYKAHYYTRGAAHSDTTPDQDCHITSFLKQHDPPLLFDLESDPSENYNLSPSEHPELASVLQKIQALKDQFEASMQFGESEVKKGTDPALEPCCTPQCTPKPECCQCGTMGR from the exons ATGGGGTTACTAAATATCATAGTTTTGTTTACGCTGCTCATCCCAGCCTATCGGGCTGTGTCACTGCCGAACTTCGTGCTTCTCTTCGCAGATGATCTGGGCTACGGTGATCTGGGATGTGTTGGTCACCCCACTTCACTGACTCCAAACCTGGACCTACTGGCGGCGAATGGATTGCGTTTTACCGACTTCTACGTAACCAGCCCTGTTTGTAGCCCCTCAAG AGCTTCTCTTCTGACGGGCCGTTATCAAACACGCTCTGGGATCTACCCAGGTGTGCTGTACCCAGGATCAAAGGGTGGGCTTCCCCTGAATGAAACCACCATTGCAGAGGTACTCAAGCCACTAGGCTATGCCACAGCCATGATGGGGAAATGGCACCTTGGCTTTGGGGCAAATGGTACTTACCTGCCCACACGACAAGGCTTTGACCACTACCTTGGCATCCCATACTCTCATGACATG GGTCCCTGTCACAATCTGACATGCTTCCCTCCTGATGTGAAGTGTTTTGGTCACTGTGACACTGGTGTGGTAACAGTGCCACTGATGTATGGTGAAACAATCAAGCAGCAGCCTGTAGATTTTGTGGAGCTGGAGGACTCCTACAGCAGTTTTGCCTCCGAGTTCATCCGAACGGCAGCCAACAACCAGCAGCCCTTCTTCCTCTATTATGCTTCTCAT cATACTCACTACCCCCAGTATGCAGGGTGGAAGTCTGTGGGCAGATCTCTTAGAGGGCCATTTGGGGATTCTCTTTTGGAGTTTGACTCTACTGTAGGAAACATACTGCAAACTCTGAAGGAGACAGGCGTTCTCAACAACACGCTCATCTTCTTTACGGGTGACAATGG GCCAGAGCTAATGCGAATGAGTCGTGGAGGAAATGCTGGGTTGCTGAAGTGTGGTAAAGGGACAACATATGAAGGAGGAATGAGAGAACCTGCCATTGCATACTGGTCCGGAATAATACAACCAG GTGTCACTCATAGTCTGTCCAGCTCATTGGACATCCTACCCACCTTTGCAAGACTGGCTGGTGCTCCGTTACCCAAGGTCCAGCTGGATGGTGTGGACATGACAGATATATTACTCAACCATGTACCA GGTAAGCGGGAGGCCATGTTTTTCTACCCAACTGACCCCAGTGAGAAATAtggtgtgtttgcagtgagAATGGAGAAGTACAAAGCTCACTATTACACACGGG GTGCAGCACACAGTGACACCACTCCAGACCAGGACTGTCATATAACCTCTTTCCTGAAGCAGCATGACCCTCCTCTGTTGTTTGACCTGGAGTCAGACCCCTCTGAGAATTACAACCTGAGTCCTAGTGAGCATCCAGAGCTAGCCAGTGTGCTACAGAAGATTCAAGCCCTCAAAGACCAGTTTGAGGCCTCAATGCAGTTTGGAGAGAGTGAGGTTAAAAAAGGAACAGACCCTGCACTGGAGCCTTGCTGTACACCGCAGTGCACTCCCAAACCTGAATGCTGCCAGTGTGGGACTATGGGACGctga